One stretch of Sphingomonas bisphenolicum DNA includes these proteins:
- a CDS encoding helix-turn-helix domain-containing protein, translating into MLHEQTGVTASYISFIENGKANPTLDVMAQLADAIGCPVSEMLAAEA; encoded by the coding sequence ATGCTGCATGAGCAAACCGGCGTCACGGCTTCCTACATTTCGTTTATCGAGAACGGGAAGGCCAATCCGACCTTGGATGTTATGGCGCAGCTCGCGGACGCGATCGGGTGCCCTGTCTCGGAAATGTTGGCCGCTGAAGCATAG